From Scleropages formosus chromosome 1, fSclFor1.1, whole genome shotgun sequence, a single genomic window includes:
- the LOC108929195 gene encoding LOW QUALITY PROTEIN: kelch repeat and BTB domain-containing protein 11-like (The sequence of the model RefSeq protein was modified relative to this genomic sequence to represent the inferred CDS: deleted 1 base in 1 codon), with the protein MVDERTAERLMRTFALHLEKHISQQEVYGKKIRAHKSIVAQKSDSIYFKARHSRDALKIIKGLSCCPTLSVSIKYICSSRMRVDEGNVAGVIAGAKVLQIAGAVRRGAATDSMSQHITVENCYEILSTAKKQGLGELKERAYRFMSDNFLEILREPLVYGRLSAHERDLVLRTRLEGKKCLMVAETSDVYDRPGSRPPSRDSSRPQSPLCVVCPEETRTIHYYSETSKEWRPLTRMPDDVNTRGCGMCTMYNYLFVAGGIKGDKGKVSDKVFCYNPVTDAWSEMRPLIEPRSQLKLVSLDGYLYAVGGECLFTVEKYDPRVDRWTPVAPLPRGAFAVAHEATACNGEIYVSGGSLFYRLLKYDPRRDEWQECPYNNSRKRSTDMVAFKNFIYRFDVNRQRGISVFRYNTVVKVWQEAGSLEQEHPLPFRCAIVGNRVYCVNRSQVLQCLLDEENISFGQEPLKAPQEAKGALLPFVLSRPEKPESSA; encoded by the exons ATGGTGGACGAAAGGACAGCGGAAAGGCTGATGAGGACGTTTGCACTTCACCTGGAGAAGCACATTTCGCAACAAGAAGTGTATGGGAAGAAAATCCGCGCGCATAAATCCATCGTGGCGCAGAAGAGTGACTCTATCTATTTCAAAGCCAGACACTCCAGAGACGCCCTAAAG ATCATTAAAGGGCTGAGCTGCTGTCCCACCTTGTCGGTTTCGATCAAATATATTTGTTCGTCTCGGATGCGGGTGGACGAGGGCAATGTCGCAGGGGTGATCGCCGGAGCGAAGGTCCTTCAGATCGC cggtgcggtgcggcgcggcgcggccACGGACAGCATGTCGCAGCACATCACAGTGGAGAACTGCTACGAGATCCTGAGCACGGCCAAAAAGCAAGGACTAGGTGAGCTGAAGGAGAGGGCGTATCGGTTCATGAGCGACAACTTCTTGGAAATCCTGAGGGAGCCGCTAGTGTACGGGCGCCTGAGCGCACACGAGCGGGACCTGGTCCTCCGAACACGCCTGGAAGGTAAGAAGTGCTTAATGGTGGCCGAGACGAGCGACGTGTACGACCGCCCCGGGAGCAGACCTCCCAGCCGGGACAGCAGCCGTCCTCAAAGTCCTCTTTGTGTCGTTTGCCCGGAGGAAACGCGCACGATACATTACTACAGCGAGACATCCAAAGAGTGGCGGCCGCTAACCAGGATGCCGGACGACGTGAACACCCGGGGCTGCGGGATGTGCACcatgtataattatttattcgTGGCTGGTGGAATAAAAGGGGACAAAGGGAAGGTGTCGGACAAGGTGTTCTGCTACAACCCCGTCACCGACGCCTGGAGTGAAATGAGGCCGCTGATTGAGCCGCGATCCCAGCTCAAACTGGTGTCCCTGGACGGCTACCTGTACGCAGTCGGCGGAGAGTGTCTCTTCACCGTGGAGAAGTACGACCCACGCGTGGACAGGTGGACTCCCGTGGCGCCTCTGCCCAGGGGCGCGTTCGCCGTGGCGCACGAAGCCACCGCCTGCAACGGAGAGATCTACGTGTCCGGGGGCTCCCTGTTCTACCGGCTGCTCAAGTACGACCCCAGGAGGGACGAGTGGCAGGAGTGTCCCTACAACAATAGCAGGAAGAGGTCCACCGACATGGTGGCCTTCAAAAACTTCATCTACAGGTTCGACGTCAACCGGCAGCGCGGGATCAGCGTGTTCCGCTACAACACCGTGGTGAAGGTGTGGCAGGAGGCGGGGTCCCTGGAGCAGGAGCACCCCCTGCCCTTCAGGTGCGCCATCGTGGGAAACCGCGTGTACTGCGTGAACAGGTCGCAGGTTCTGCAGTGCCTCCTGGACGAGGAGAACATTAGCTTTGGACAGGAGCCCCTGAAAGCCCCTCAGGAGGCCAAGGGCGCCCTCCTCCCCTTCGTCCTGAGCCGGCCGGAGAAGCCGGAGAGCAGCGCGTAA